A stretch of Miscanthus floridulus cultivar M001 chromosome 13, ASM1932011v1, whole genome shotgun sequence DNA encodes these proteins:
- the LOC136499930 gene encoding uncharacterized protein, with protein MAYAKKTIAAVLSVAEIASFLLAAESRHIARKDLGVGLGVDTGGGVGVGTGGGVGVGTGGGLGVGSGIGVGGVGVGTGGGLGVESWLVTPEEQARMRAPTPARMARTGAGSYAGSQAGSYAGSGHGK; from the coding sequence ATGGCTTACGCGAAGAAGACCATTGCCGCCGTCCTCAGCGTCGCGGAGATCGCGTCGTTCCTTCTCGCCGCTGAGAGCCGCCACATTGCCCGGAAAGACCTGGGCGTCGGCCTCGGTGTCGACACGGGTGGCGGCGTCGGTGTTGGTACAGGCGGCGGAGTTGGGGTTGGCACGGGTGGCGGGCTGGGCGTCGGTTCAGGGATCGGCGTCGGCGGAGTTGGGGTTGGCACGGGTGGCGGGCTGGGCGTCGAGAGCTGGCTCGTAACGCCGGAGGAGCAGGCTCGTATGCGGGCTCCGACGCCGGCTCGTATGGCCCGCACGGGTGCAGGTTCGTATGCAGGGTCCCAGGCTGGCTCTTACGCTGGCAGTGGACATGGCAAGTGA
- the LOC136500830 gene encoding tetraspanin-8-like has translation MPRRFPCAPQRQTDHTVSAVPNEGVTPGTFANPCGGKISCQPPLRHHHTLQIRPRPAHPDHDRETPFPARQHCTSSSHQQSTAMAIRMSNNVIRALTLVTLLLSVPIIVTGVWLRSRADGTECDHFLSTPAIALGAALMAVSLAGLAGACCRATWLLWLYLLAMLAFIVALLCLTVFAFVVTNKGGAGEAVSGAGYREYRLGDYSTWLRRHVEGRRTWARIRSCLDDAHVCRRLEEEESKDANATSLARLGLSPVESGCCKPPASCNFKYAGGTEWTKTKAAAGSAPVDLDCGAWGNDEDDLCYGCQSCKAGVVDALKRDWKLAAIVNVVILAFVVVVYSVACCAFRNSRRDNYAYHSGRGWKRGGDA, from the coding sequence ATGCCGCGGCGGTTCCCCTGCGCCCCGCAACGGCAAACGGACCACACGGTTTCCGCAGTTCCCAACGAAGGAGTAACCCCAGGAACTTTCGCAAACCCGTGCGGCGGCAAAATCAGCTGCCAGCCACCTCTACGGCACCACCACACCCTACAGATACGCCCCCGCCCCGCACACCCAGACCACGACCGCGAGACCCCCTTCCCCGCAAGGCAACACTGCACCAGCTCCAGCCACCAGCAGTCCACCGCCATGGCGATCCGGATGAGCAACAACGTGATCCGCGCGCTGACCCTGGTGACGCTGCTGCTCTCGGTCCCGATCATCGTCACGGGCGTGTGGCTGCGGTCGCGCGCCGACGGCACCGAGTGCGACCACTTCCTGTCCACCCCGGCCATCGCGCTGGGCGCGGCGCTCATGGCCGTCTCCCTCGCGGGCCTCGCCGGCGCCTGCTGCCGCGCCACCTGGCTGCTCTGGCTGTACCTCCTCGCCATGCTGGCCTTCATCGTCGCGCTGCTCTGTCTCACCGTGTTCGCCTTCGTCGTCACCAACAAGGGCGGCGCCGGGGAGGCCGTGTCGGGCGCCGGGTACAGGGAGTACCGCCTCGGGGACTACTCCACCTGGCTGCGGCGCCACGTTGAGGGCCGCAGGACCTGGGCCCGGATCCGGAGCTGCCTCGACGACGCGCACGTCTGCCGGCgcctggaggaggaggagagcaaGGACGCGAACGCGACGAGTCTGGCGCGGCTCGGCCTGTCCCCGGTCGAGTCCGGGTGCTGCAAGCCGCCGGCGAGCTGCAACTTCAAGTACGCCGGCGGCACGGAGTGGACCAAGACGAAGGCGGCGGCAGGCTCCGCGCCGGTCGACCTGGACTGCGGCGCATGGGGCAACGACGAGGACGACCTCTGCTACGGGTGCCAGTCGTGCAAGGCCGGCGTGGTCGACGCGCTCAAGCGGGACTGGAAGCTGGCCGCCATTGTTAACGTTGTCATCCTCGCCTTCGTCGTCGTCGTTTACTCCGTCGCCTGCTGCGCCTTCAGGAACAGCCGCCGGGACAACTACGCCTACCACAGCGGCCGCGGATGGAAACGAGGCGGTGACGCTTAA
- the LOC136500831 gene encoding uncharacterized protein At4g14342 yields MQASDRFNINSQLEHLQAKYVGTGHADLSRFEWAVNIQRDSYASYIGHYPMLAYFAIAENESIGRECYNFMQKMLLPCGLPPERDED; encoded by the exons ATGCAG GCTAGCGATAGATTCAACATAAACTCTCAGCTTGAGCATCTTCAAGCCAAATATGTTGGTACAGGGCATGCTGATTTGTCCAGATT TGAATGGGCTGTAAACATCCAGAGAGACAGCTATGCCTCTTATATTGGACACTATCCAATGCTAGCATATTTTGCCATTGCTGAGAATGAATCGATCGGAAGAGAATGTTACAATTTCATGCAG AAAATGCTGCTTCCTTGTGGCCTCCCTCCTGAGAGAGATGAAGATTGA
- the LOC136500832 gene encoding peptidyl-prolyl cis-trans isomerase FKBP19, chloroplastic: MMLLAKLGAPSVPGCVTDRRKLLLVPAISMAIGSFQYTFDKGTAKAEFADMPALRGKDYGKTKMRYPDYTETESGLQYKDLRVGDGPSPKTGETVVVDWDGYTIGYYGRIFEARNKTKGGSFEGGDKDFFKFKVGSGQVIPAFEEAISGMAPGGVRRIIVPPDLGYPDYDYNKLGPKPTTFSGQRALDFVLRNQGLIDKTLLFDIELLKIIPNQ, encoded by the exons ATGATGCTTCTCGCCAAGCTCGGGGCGCCGAGCGTTCCAG GTTGTGTGACGGACAGAAGGAAACTGCTGTTGGTCCCTGCGATTAGTATGGCTATTGGCTCCTTTCAGTACACTTTTGACAAGGGAACAGCAAAAGCTGAATTTGCTGATA TGCCTGCACTTCGTGGAAAAGATTATGGAAAGACAAAAATGCGGTATCCAGATTACACTGAAACGGAATCAGGCCTCCAGTACAAG GACTTGCGGGTTGGTGATGGCCCTTCTCCAAAAACGGGGGAGACTGTTGTt GTTGATTGGGATGGCTATACAATTGGGTACTATGGTCGTATCTTTGAAGCTCGAAACAAGACCAAAGGAGGTTCGTTTGAG GGTGGTGACaaagacttcttcaagttcaaggTTGGATCAGGACAG GTCATACCAGCTTTTGAGGAGGCTATATCAGGCATGGCTCCAGGAGGTGTTAGGAG GATCATTGTACCACCTGATCTTGGATACCCAGATTATGACTACAACAAGTTGGGTCCGAAACCAACGACATTCTCG GGACAACGAGCTCTTGATTTTGTTCTACGTAATCAAGGCTTAATAGATAAAACTCTCCTGTTTGACATCGAGCTTCTCAAGATAATTCCGAATCAATAG
- the LOC136500833 gene encoding uncharacterized protein has translation MEKKDLLGVRKKLPAAAAKRRRKVVSPAKAGSAGWLAKVIAAYLASDSYMYAPLVSAPPAHPPPPPAAAVAPSAAPPISTPERSHTGAKIQSLFASYIHCLLEVFVDMFLELFGAVCF, from the exons ATGGAAAAGAAGGATCTGCTCGGCGTCCGTAAGAAGCTGCCTGCGGCGGCGGCAAAGCGGAGGCGCAAGGTGGTGTCGCCCGCTAAGGCCGGCAGCGCCGGGTGGCTCGCGAAGGTGATCGCTGCATACCTCGCGTCCGACTCGTACATGTACGCGCCTCTGGTCTCCGCTCCGCCTGCGCACCCACCGCCGCCTCCGGCGGCCGCGGTGGCGCCATCCGCGGCGCCTCCTATTTCCACTCCTG AAAGAAGTCACACTGGTGCAAAAATACAGAGCCTCTTTGCAAGCTACATTCACTGCCTACTAGAAGTATTTGTGGACATGTTCTTGGAGCTGTTCGGAGCTGTGTGCTTCTAG